The proteins below are encoded in one region of Candidatus Flexicrinis proximus:
- a CDS encoding STAS domain-containing protein translates to MQYTVEHFPNKRAVIHLAGRLDAHTAGNLRTLLQDTVNTGYVYLVVDLQQVNFVDSSGLSALVSGLRIVKERNGKLVLAHAAVQTQVALKQTRLNLVFPLYDDINAALKSLS, encoded by the coding sequence ATGCAATACACCGTTGAGCACTTTCCAAACAAGCGCGCCGTCATCCACCTGGCTGGCCGTCTTGACGCGCACACTGCCGGAAACCTCCGCACGCTGCTGCAGGATACGGTCAATACGGGTTATGTGTACCTTGTCGTCGATCTTCAGCAGGTGAATTTTGTCGACTCCAGCGGATTGAGCGCACTCGTGAGCGGGCTCCGTATCGTGAAGGAGCGCAACGGCAAGCTGGTACTGGCTCACGCCGCAGTACAGACGCAGGTTGCACTCAAGCAGACGCGTCTGAACCTGGTATTTCCGCTGTATGACGATATCAACGCAGCTCTCAAGAGTCTGAGTTAA